The region actttctctctctagaactcagactaATTCTCAAATTgtcaaaagtccttttacgatcccatcaaccctccatttataggcttgggatcatcAACTGATATTCCCTCCAGAtagagatattttattattcacattatatttaaattacaagaaatatttaaaatacaacagattcctcaatttgagtgaggaatgagagattcccgcggtgcccagaccgattcttactGAAGTAGTTTCCGGGAATTTGGCGTAGTCTAGTTTGTTTGTTGATGATTATCGTCTTctgaccaaggtccgagccacatgcattggctctcctcagacatggtccgagccaacctctTTGAGCattcctcggactaaggtccgagccaagacatttggctcctcggactagggtcagATCGGACCTATttttgccttctcctcggactagggtccgagccaaacaTCTTGGAAGCTCACCCCGGACATGTCCGAGCCAAACATTTTAGAAGACTctcctcggataggtccgagccaagcacttggttcctccaactaaggtccgatcggaccttttgtggcctctccttggccaaagtctaagtccatctcttggcatgcatgggacctctcctcggactaggtcCGAGCCAAACACATAGGAAGCccacctcggacatggtccgagccaatcacctAAGAGGTTCTCCTcagacatggtccgagccaagcatctaggggctcttcaaactaaggtccgatcggacctgctgCGTCTTTCCCTCGAGCCAAAGTCCAAACCCATCTTTTAAGCTCCTTGGACTTGGGTTTGAACCAAACacttgggctcctcggactagggtccgagccaagcacaccttagcccaagtattatcctcgggtgtatttgacttgactatggcatctctcaagcagtccaaattcttcactgatgcattgggctactactaagccagatcacccaactaatccatgccacgtgccaattttactgccacatcatccttttcacattttgggataacaattattatgctagaaaaataaaatatttgagttACGTGGTGGACTATGTAAGAAAGAAAATGGAAAAAAATATTGGCTAAATAagacagaagaagaaaaaacaaaataaattcaTGGTTTGGTTGATCTCGAGTTGTGTATATTTAAAAATTGTTATTGTAtatttctaaatatttaatatcattgtcttttttttttgcattaaaaGTATATTTGTAAGATTATAaagttaatatataaaaatatagggAAAAAATGATTCTAATGATAGGTGGTGGCTTTGTACTTTAGATGAGTTTGAGTCTATGTAGCTGGATTATAATACATATTGGGTGATTGAGGATTTATCTATTAATTTAAGGTGAGAAAAATAATATAGGAAAAAAATTCTAACGATAGGAGGTGCatttaaaaatatcataaattGAATAAAGGATTTTTTTTTCATGTAGTGCAAATTAGTTATAATAATAATTGTCATAGTTGAGGGTTCCACAAATATAAATAGTGTAGATGAGTTATTATGTAGTATGAATTGTTGGCTCTTGGGGATTTTTGTTAGAATATTTGATGTGGGTTAACATAAACTATAGTTTAGTAACTCAACGATATAATTTGATTAATATATTTAACTATAAATTATAGTGGAAAAAAAGCTAGTAAACTATCTAACTGTTAATATATCTTGCTCTACAAAAAAAGATACCTATAGCGACACATATGTCGTAGCGACAGATACCTTAAACCTACAAAATATTGAGATTTTTTATATCTTTTTAATTATTGAAAGATCTATAAtgacgacatgttgtcgcaatAAACCTAAAATGGGTACCTTGGCTAGCAAGCGGTTTTACCCTCCAAAATATCTAGGCATATAGTGATGACAATGTTGTCACTATAGACATCAAAAATTTGGGTAGCAAAACACTTCAGGAAAGTATTTTTGCACCAAAAAATACGGGTGCGAAAATACCCTATAGCAACGACCTAATCAAATGAGTTTGGACACGTAACAAGAAATAAGGTTATACTTGTTGCTCAAGGATATAACTAAGTTAAAGGGACAAATTTTGTAGAAACATTTGCACAGGTAGCCAGACTCAAGTCCATTCCTATATTGCTTGCTATTTTCAGTTTAAATTTAAACTTCAccatacactacaacaaaaatgagttttaggggcaacgcatgtcgcccctaataacccGAAAAGTCACGCCTGATTAGTCGCCCGTGGAAAAATGTCCCTGAAGGGTACATTAGGGGCGACTCGAGGGTCGCCCCTGATATTCAAATATCAGAAGCGACACAGTCGCCCCTAAAACTTGAAATGTCGcctaaaaattttgaaaattttgaattatttttgtcgatatgtcgcccctgatactccattagtcgcccctaatactatacTATGTCGCCCCAAATGGTTGCACGTGGCATATTATCAGGGGCAACACAGTCGCCCCTAAAACTTGAAATGTCGCctcaaaaatttaaaaattttgaattatttttgtcgATATGTCGCCCCAAATGGTTGCACGTGGCATATTATCAGGGGCGacagtgtcgcccctaatactattttatttatataaaaaaaattaattaaatacaattttaattaattatttatcgaaattattatttaaaatttaaataattgaaaacaaatatattaaaaataaaaatattatattaaatattcaaattagtttattaaaataacaattgTACATATTCATAATACATTAACTGTAACGctccaactccagggaccgttacggtgtgccttgtaaacagtgctaaactcgataatcgagtcacttggccaaaatcgtgaactaagtatgattagcggtttagggattaaaaactttgataaggatataacgtttcactagaacgtttactatatatacattgggatcccgaaaatataatttcagagtttattacagaaaatatttacaataggtcgttctaagcggcaaaacagggttcaaccctagttccactttaaacctcggctgtggcggacgagcagctgcatatgtacacgtcatcacctaagctctccaactcaaggatggtctagcttcctcttgcctttacctgcaccccatagcacccgtgagccgaagcccagcaagaaaacataacactttacataaacattatcaaatgattatcattataatcacactgagggtaaaactttcaaaccaatgagtgaacatcacatgattcaagagggagagtggctgctaggtaagccactagcctccaagtgcttatttcattcatcgaccctcgaggtcggtctggcattaatgctctttgagtcattcaatgctaatggtcgattagatctaatctccgttggcttgcgtgaaccacgctaagaccgttctgactaataagtcagcgctatgtgaccagtgtccagtatcacggccgaacttgactaataagtcacagcttcacagctgattctaacacctttgccaattctgactgacgagtcagtgcaacgtgaccagtgcccagtaccactgccgaacctaactaatgagtcacagcttcacagttgatactagcacctttgccaaatctgactaattagtcagtaccatgcacaagtaagcaatgctatcaatatgtatcatatgccagttatccaagaatagggcattcatcatgcttactaaacagttgctagcataatcatgatcatgcacaaactcagagactcaagctctgaccaatctcatattcatcattcatggcatgccctaatcatatatttctcgtgcatcacatgcatcacacttaatcatccagcatgcctcaataataatcataagcaaatgggcaagattgccaggcattcattatgctatcaatgtttacatttaaacatccaacatgcatcaatcatagccatgcatgtcacatatggggtgcagttttcttaccttgggttcgagcgagaattaataaaagaaacgacctttgagaacgatcaggttttagtcctttagcggtcacctagtcataaccaaacataaggtaacatcaataaaaatgatcaacttaagttcccaaatcaatatctagcttccggaacatcaatccccacttaaccgggtactaggtacaaccccgaggcttaaggcttgaatccccaagctaaaaaccccattctggcaaaaatgaccttaagggccgcgaccctccttggccatgccgcgactcgtccctcaaacagaggcgcccaaacccagcTTACTCCAAGGGTCGCAGATCTCCctgaccatgccgcggcgcaacctccagttcagccaaaatgaCAACTCGCACACCAGATTTCTCCCCTacgttttcccttagaaccagcccctcaaaccttTCTCAAATcacaacctaacacccaattcaaccaccaaacatcctctacaactcaccctcatcaaaacccaaagtaaacatcacccaaacctccattaattcaaactttctacaagtgattcacaagtcaaaagctaaaactcaaaacagagtatgaaccagaaattaatggtagaaacttacctcaaacatgatttgaatccttcccaatggctgaactcaagctaaacctccccaagcttgactccctagcttgcttcctcaagataggctctcaaaacttaaagaagagggtgaaggaggacttgtacgggaaggaagggagaaagagaggataagctctgttttaatatcaatccacagccttccaaaattcctaaggctgatataaatccttaaggtcaaaagaccataatgcccctaggccaatttaaaagcttctaaacactcccaagggtaaatctgtcatttccaacctatctcgttaattataattaacgctctccaattcctgctattctcaatattcccaaataccaataaatcatatcccattaccctttaattcctggtaatgctctaatcattaaattcaccccgagactcaccccgagccttgaacttaaacccgttatgactagaccgaacacctacatctcatgatcgtctcatgtcaaaaagcttgaaccaatccaccttataatgtggctataattataattcacccatatgcataaaattacacaatcacgcccccaacggccaaattaccaaaatgcccttgcatttaaaatataagcccatatgcatgcattcaccatcatataataatataattcacataaacatgcatataatcattaaatatcattaaaaatcaattatggccctcccgacctcctaatcaaggtcctaaaccttattaggaattttggggcattacattaacatagcaaatattcatattgttcataaaatttaacaataattaataataaaataaacctagTCTCCTAAATCAGCTGCATCGTCCTCCTCCCTATTGTCTTCTTGTTGTGGTTGTTGCGGTGGCTGTGGTTGTGATTGCTGCGGTGGCGGCATCGGCCaaggatattggggaggtaatgtggacgatccagctccatacatgtagggatacgaTGGCTGGGAGGACGGTGGAATCAGACACGGATAAGGTGTTGCTCCGTACATATATGGAGGTACCATATGTTGAGACGGCGCTACCCCGTACATAGAAGGATGAGttggagctggaggttgagaagacgaAGCCCTAGAAATATTATCACTATCAGGCACAGGCGGCATCTGAACGTTTGGTGGACGAAATGAAGGTACAAAATATTGAGTTAAGAAATTAACTTGATCAGTCAATTTCTGTAGATTATTCtccaatttttatatatattctcttgaatgatgaggaggaacttgagACTCATTGAAGTGAGAGTgttgggtagatgatgacccCGACCTCGACCTcgaccccgaccccgaccccgaccccgaccccgaccccttCAATTTGCGGCCCACTCCTCGCACATGTCCACGCCTTTGGCCTAATACTTTTTGTAACACCTCCCCCTGATCAACTGATAACGAActatcattattagaagcatcagtggatgtttgctgagtttgtaactcaaaatcagccttcagtttttcctgttttcaaaaaatgttagacactaacattaaatataactctattaatattaaaaaatataattcaaacttacataatcttggcgaGCATCATCGTTCACGAAATCATTTGTTGCTTTCTTCCAATGATAATCCTTCCATGACTCAATGAGGTCCGGGTTCgtctaaaaaatataacccaaatgttagagaacgtataatttaaaagaacataattttgataatattttatcttttacttACTTTTTCAAAACGAACGGCTGCCAGCGATTTTGTACCCTGCGTTGTAGAATACTTTTGTTTCTTCCGATTTTCCTTATTCTTTACGGAGCGCGCAATAAATTGTGgacttgtaaataactgacaGATCTGCTTCCACTCCTCCTTGTTAACATCATTGGTTGGGTTGTTTAGAACCTTATCCCAATCCTCCGGTCCATTGTAGTGTTTCTCAAAGTGTTCGTGTCTTAGTGTTTTCCTATTACGGTATCGGTCTTTCATCTCTCGATCGATACCATCTAAACACTTTAAGAAATCCTCGCGGCCCGCTATTTGATAATAGTACtaaattgaaaattaaacatattaataatatatgtactatattaaagaaaaaattttaaaaaatatatttaatactatTTTTACCTGAATTATGCTAAGGACCTGATCCTTGTATTGTTTAGGCACTAATTCCCATGGACCATAATGTCCGGGAACTTTTGTTTTAATTTGGGTTCCCACAAGGCGGACAAAAGCAGCGTGCTCGCCCCCAACAACCTTGTACGGTCGTGGGAAAAATGTTACTTCCAGTGGTTTTCCATTTTTACGCCGCCTCTCCTTTAGATCTTTTCCAATAGCTGCGCCACGACCCTTTTTCTTAGTTGGGAttcctgtatttttttttttattaataatacatagaatattagtatatacatgataaacatatgtgagtaaaaaaaataacaaaaaaattacttGAGTCGCATGTGgtcgggatcctagtaggatccGGTGGAGGATCACCGCCAGCGTCTCCACCGTGAGCTCTAGCCACAGCTGCTGACATCTACTAACACGACAGTAATTTAAcctatctattttaatatttaattattatttataattaatttattgagtattatttcaattgattaggtaatttgaaacatgctatttggaaacgaactttttatttctcaatatgtataatacattgaacactagatacaaaactaagtagaatagtcactatcctcactaattacatcaacatctatcgggcacacatcatcagtattatcatcactaaggtcgaCAATTAATTCATCCTCATCTTTTGCTTCTTCTACACTGTCTGCCATATCATCTTCATTGTCATTAATAAATCCATCATCTTCTTGAACAACTAAAGAAGGTCGATGGGCCGTGTTGACTTGGGTCGCTGGTACATCAGATTGCTGAACAACCAACTCTCCGAGATCCACAGTCAAAACAAAATTCGATGAGttggtgtcatgtacaacatcaacatcagcaatcatatctgaagcatctggaaagtcccaaacttgccgatgattcacttcttggaaaactttccaatctcgtcctctaacgagatcatcgatgtagaatacttgttttgcttgactagctagtatgaacggttcatctttataccattcaccgctaacattgatactagtaatattatttacagtgaggttttctttttctttcggatctgtattgaaccatttacatcgaaataATACCACCGAATAAGAACCAGTAAAAGGCAGCtggagtatttcttcaagttgcccgtaatagttaaaaccttctgttccagcaacacacactccactattttgtgtaattCGATTCTGATCTCGATTGTATGAAGCAAATCGAACTCTgttcactatacatgcttggtAGGAGTAAGCCAatagatctgacccagatgctaaagctagtaattcatcagcatgctctaatgacccaagctggtgcaagtcatatatctaataataaagaaatatattagaatgAGAATGTAATTTGTAGTATGCAATTTTCTAagtacaagttaccttcttatgaaaccatgaacGAAACTCTTTCTTATGTATCAATTTATGATTGGCAGCCATATCTCTTTGTTGCACCTCAGTTAGGTGTTccctgttaattaattaacaatgtcaatattgttaattaaagagtagattgaacaaagaataaaatgaatattaattatgtACTTACTCTAAATACACTTCAGTTTCTGGAGAATTATCCAATATGAACCACTCAACTTTATTCCGAGTATTTTCATCGAGGGGCACGGGAATTCCCTTACTAagaggacgacattgagattcaaaCACTGTGAGGTGTCGATTCACATACGGGGCATCTTCGTTATGATTAGGctgattaaattttgtttccacacctttgaaatacattgaacaaaatttCATAGCCTCATTGcaacatatccttctgctatagatccttcaggacaagctttattcctgacatagttttttaattttttcatgtatctttcaaaaggatacatccacctcataaatacaggTCCTCCCAATATTGCTTCATCAGGCAAGTGCAAAACAAGATGGATCATTATGTCAAAGAATGCTGGagggaaaatcaactccatcttgcataaaataacaatcaagtcatccttagctttctCCATATCAGAAACGTTCAGTGTCCTAGAGCACAATTGTTTGAAGAAATTACACTATTAAGTGATGGTAGTGGATATAGATTCTGGTAAAAACTTGCGAACACCTACtgcaagtaatcgttgcattatcacatgacaatcatgggacttcaacccaacaatgtttgagtcattgtctgtgacttttttctttagattagaacaaaaaccatcgggcaacttcactcctttcaaaaattgacaaaaatctcGCTTGTGTTCAAAAGTGAACACGTATGGAGCATGCAGTTTCATTAACCTTTTATTGGCATCCTCGTAAATCCACAACGATTTCCTAACCCCCATATTCTTTAAATCATGTCTTgcgttagtggtgtccttagatttatcattatctAACAAAGTCTCAAGGATACTGtcgcacacattcttctcaacatgcatcacatctaggttGTGTTTTAACTGATTTGAACTCCAGTAATCAAGTTCatagaaaatactttttttcctccaattactttcCCCTGCACCTCGCTTGCGCTTCACCCCCCCAAATCTGTCATGTTTACCAGACACTTGAAGCggtaaagcattgacttgatcTAAAACTTGTTGACAAGTAAACTGTTGTGGAGGATTTCTTTTCTCAACTTTGCCATCAAATTCCTTGTCCTTTCTATACTTATGATTAGTCCTCAAGAATCGCCTATGACCGACATAcgatgtcttaccaatcactcgaATGGAAGTGGTGTCTTCATTGCACGTTGGACATGCTTTATACCCTTGCCTTCTCCAACCAGACTAGCTACTACGAGCAGGGAAATCGTTAATTGTCCACAGAAGGGCTGCACGCATCTTGAACAATTCATTCCTTGTGCCATCTCTTGTGTCGACTCCGTTAATCCACAATTGttttaactcatccaccaagggtcttagatatacatccatgtctttacccgatgattttggcccaggaataagcagAGTTAGCATAAAATACTCTTCCTTCGTGCATAGCCAAGGGGGGAGATTGTAGTTCGTCaaaatcacaggccacatgctgtatgataAGCTCATGCTGCCAAAAGGATTAAACTCATCAGCAGCCAAGCCTAGACGAACATTTCTAGGATCTTTTGCAAAATCAGGATGGGTGGCATCAAAGTCTTTCCATGCAGACCCGTCAACCGAATGACGCATCACCCCATCTTCTATTGATCTCCCAGTATGATGCCATAACATGTCATTAGTTGGATGTCTTGAACTGTACATTCGCTTTAATCTGGGAGTCAATGAAAAGTAATgcatcaccttgtgtggaacctttttccccttcttcttttcattgacccatcggctactcccacacacatgacatgaatctttgcttgcatgctcattataaaataatGAACAATCATATTTACACACATGGATTGATTGATATCCCAACCCTAACTTACTCAGCTTCTTTTTCGCCTCATAGTGTGTTGggggaattttattatctttcggaaatgcaaattttagtaacttcaacaattcatcgaaAGAGTTATTTGGCCACTTCCGTGtaactttcaaatgcatcaaCTTTGCCAAAACATTTAaggatgatatccaatcacaacccggatacaactcagcttcaatctcgtcGAACAACTCGTTATAATACTGTCCCATTCGACTGCCAGACACACCATTTGCTTCCTCTGCATTTGTCGGTAGGAGGAAATCATCAACGACGTCAACCATCTCGTCTACATCTTCATTCTCCTCAACTACCTCATTGGCGACACTAGCTTCCACCTCACCGTGGTAAACCCACTTTTGATAACTCTGTTGAAAACCCTTGTCAAAGACATGAGCCTCCACTGTATCTATAGTTTGTAGTTTAACATTCAGGCACCTCACACACGGGCATAAAATTCTCCCGTCGCAGTCTACGTgttcttttgccattctcaagaaggcttggagaccgttccaataagcatcacagtTACGCTTCCTTAATGCCGTCCAACTCTTATCGATCGGCATCTACGATAcaagaataaacaataattagaacttattgactatgtgtgtgtgccctaatccaccttttcactccacttctataagggtaaagaacctatcccattcagatttgtagtatacatataatttaatctacactcttaaaattgtttcgtttatgtaaaaatttcggcagcacctccctatagttctcataagtgggcagactaaaattaagtttgcccacttacgagaacaaataaggagacCCATATTGAACTCTCTATTaacgaaacaataaaatgagtactagatcaaattataggtacacaacaaatccaaactatccatGCGGACACATACCGTCCTGGATAATTCGGAGAAGCATCTTTAAGAGTTCTTACTAACTCAGCTTCaccgaacgggtctaaggcttttcgtgattgaaaataattaataaaacattatcactaagtgataatataTAAAACGTATATCCAatctttggtgatcaaattttatcaccaaagaaaagcaacaaaaaaagaaatattttttaacactagatgttttatgatgtcttataaaatcttatgatattaaattataattttgtaatttattttgaaattatttatctaacttttaatttatttttaaattactaaatttgttaatattaaattaaattataattttttaattcatttatctaaaattttaatttattttgaaattatttatctaatttttttaattactaaatttgttaatattaaataaaattataattttttaattcatttatctaaatttgtaatttattttgaaattatttatctaacttttaatttatttttaaattactaaatttgttaatattaaattaaattataattttgtaatttattttgaaattatttatctaacttttaatttatttttaaattatatatctaattatttaatttatttttaaattactaaatttgttaatattaaattataattttcactttattttaaaattattaaattgttaatattaaattaaattatttatctaatattttaatttattctttaatttattttgttaattctaagtatttaatgtcttatttattatattattatttatttagtcctctaactctaccaaaattttgacagcataacatctctattataacatatcccaaaaatttaaaaccctacaaaaaacactcagaaaattcccagaacattcacaatatacatattattaatcaaatttaaatactaACACATACTACaattttatacacatatataaatatatcactaaACACATCTCACTTTGTACAcacattcacatattaattatattaattaaaccaataacataattaaaaaataaataccttgATGCCACAAAATTATATTATACAAGTGACCGAATTTCCAAGAGACactccttcaatttctacacaaaatcaactcaaataattaaatttaaacaaaattaaatcaacttaatatatatatatataaatatatataaaagcaactatatatatattctgaGTTGGGTTTCAGCTTACCTGGGCTTCGGCGTCTGAGAGATCGGGGAGAGATCGGAGAGCAGAccgagagtgagggtgaggtgAGGGTGCAACGACAGAGAGATCGAGAGTACTCTATACATAAATAAGAATATAACTCTCAAAAACACCAATAATGTCTAAAagcaaaaaaatcaaaatccaatTTCTTTTAACAAAAAGTATTCAAAACTTTGAACTAAAGCAAATTATGATCTAACAAAGCAGTACAAGCAAAGAATTGAGCATCAAACAGAAAGATATTCCAGAAAATATATTTGACTATAGCCAAAGCCCAAACATACAGAAGTTAATCAATCTCCTTATGAAAAATATATGATTGTGAATCAAAGTAATGAATCACAACTCAAAAACTAAGGACAACTCAAAAAGTTC is a window of Humulus lupulus chromosome 4, drHumLupu1.1, whole genome shotgun sequence DNA encoding:
- the LOC133832958 gene encoding uncharacterized protein LOC133832958; translation: MKDRYRNRKTLRHEHFEKHYNGPEDWDKVLNNPTNDVNKEEWKQICQLFTSPQFIARSVKNKENRKKQKYSTTQGTKSLAAVRFEKTNPDLIESWKDYHWKKATNDFVNDDARQDYEKLKADFELQTQQTSTDASNNDSSLSVDQGEEAL